The Candidatus Paceibacterota bacterium genomic interval CTTCAGAATTTCTTTTTTCAAACATGTCCCTCTTGAGCATTTGCTCCACTGTCATGTGTGAGGCAAGCTCTAAAACATCCGCAAAGTTCATCTTTTTAAGCCAGCTTGAGTTGAAACGGAGCTCTGCTTTATTGCGACCTGAAAAATCTAGAAAACGACTGGCTTGTGTTTTATATACTTTGCAGTTATTTAAAACCTCTTTTGCACTTAGTTTTTTGCGGGTAGCCATTTTGTCAGTAGGATCGCCTATCTGGGCTGTAAAATCACCAATCAAAAGGATTACTTTGTGCCCAAGTCTCTGAAAATCCCGTAACTTTTTGAGGATAATCACATGGCCCAAATGAAGAGTCGGGCCGGTCGGATCAATGCCTAAATAAATAGTGATTTTTTCACCTTTTTTTAATTTTTCTTCTAAAAAAGCTGGATTGGGAAAAATGTGTTCAACTCCTCTAGTCAAAAGTTCCTGGATGGACACTCCTTTTGGTTTTTCTTTTATAAG includes:
- the tyrS gene encoding tyrosine--tRNA ligase; this encodes MNIGLIKEKPKGVSIQELLTRGVEHIFPNPAFLEEKLKKGEKITIYLGIDPTGPTLHLGHVIILKKLRDFQRLGHKVILLIGDFTAQIGDPTDKMATRKKLSAKEVLNNCKVYKTQASRFLDFSGRNKAELRFNSSWLKKMNFADVLELASHMTVEQMLKRDMFEKRNSEGKPIFIHEFLYPLLQGYDSVALGVDAEIGGNDQTFNMLVGRDR